In Leopardus geoffroyi isolate Oge1 chromosome D1, O.geoffroyi_Oge1_pat1.0, whole genome shotgun sequence, the genomic stretch TTGTAAACTCAATCAATAGCTTGGAAAATTACTATAACAACTTATAAATTTGTGGGCTGGACAAGCATTTTCTCTAAATAGATCTGAGGTGGATGAAAGTGCCTTATTGTTGATGCTTTATACTTAAAATATGAATCCTATAGAAGACTTTGCCTTCCCTATGGCCTTTTTAAAGGCACTCTTGACCTCTTTGTTCCTCAAGCTGTAGACCACAGGATTTAGCATGGGGATGACCATGGTATAGAACACGGATGCCACTTTGTCTGTGTCCATGGAATGGTTGGCGCTGGGCTGTAAATACATGAAGGTGCCAGTCCCGTAGAAGATGGACACTGTAGTGAGGTGGGAGGTGCAGGTGGAAAAGGCCTTCTGGCGTCCTTCAGATGAGCGCATCCTCAGAatagtaataaatataaacagGTAGGAGATCAAGATgaccaaaacagaaaagagattaTTCATGcccaccaccaaaaaaataaccatttcacTGATGTAGTTGTCTGAACATGAGAGAGCCAGAAGAGGAGGAGCATCACAGAAAAAGTGATCAACCACACTGGCTCTACAGAAGGAGAGCCTGAAAATATTCCCAGTGTGGATGGATGCATTCAGGAAACCACAAATGTAGCAGCCCATGACCAGACTAGCACACATAACTGTCGTCATGGTGGTGGTGTAATGCAGGGGTCTGCACACTGCTacgtagcggtcataggccattgAGGCCAAGAGGAAACTTTCTACAGTGATAAAGgctacaaagaaaaagaactgggTGACACAAGCATCATAGGAGATGACCCCGTCTCCTGTAAGTGATCCAGCCATGACCTTGGGAGTGATAACAGTAGAGTAACCAAAGTCCACCAGAGACAGGTGActgaggaaaaagtacatgggagtATGGAGACGAGAGTCCAAGAGAATCAGCACCATCATCCCCAGGTTCCCCATCAGAGTGACAAGATAAATGAAGGCAAAGATTAAGAAGAGAGGAATCTGCAGTTTCGGGTCATTGGTTAACCCCACAAGAATGAACTCAGTCACCTCAGTGCTGTTCTCCATGGGGATCAGTTGGGAATTATATGGCTGCCCTGTAGCAAGGAGAAAAATCGAATCAGAATTATAAATGGAGAGCACTCCGATGAAATCAGTCAGCATGTTCACTCTGTGCCTTATTTCAGTATTGCAAGAACTTGCTTCCAAGGATCTCTAAAACGAAAGCATGGTTGTGACAACAAAacgcaatctttttttttcaattttttaacatttatttatttttgagacagagagagagagaaagagagagagagagagagagagagagagcatgagcgggggaggggcagagagagggagggagacacagaatcagaggcaggctccaggctctgagctgtcagcacagagccctatgtggggttcgaacccacaaaccgtgacatcacgacctgagctgaaatcggatgcttaaccaactgagccacccaggcgcccccaaaatgcaATCTTAAATCATTATACAAGATGTCAGAGAAAGGATTTGGAGATAACGCATCCCAATCTCTTCATAGAGAACTGAATTaaggtaaaaagaagaaaagaaagggcataTACAATGCCACCGGATTTATTGCTAAATGGAACAACACAGACTCCCAAGTCAAAGcttacaaaacaaacacaaattattCTTTGTATTAAACTAGAATAGCTTAGGAAAATTAATGTGAAATTGAGTTAATTTTACTTCAAATAACCTTTTTTGTCTTGTCCATTGGGTCAAGAGCACTGTGATATGATAGTAAAAGATAGTTCAATAAAACATACCCTTAGTCAAAAATGGTCTTCGTACAGTATAGTACACATTATGTATAATTCACCACGTGGTGGAAAGAGAGTCAAAATTTATGTACAAGGAATTAAAAAcatctaggagcacctgggtggctcaatcagttgagtgtccaattcttgatttcggctcaggtcatgatctcgtggtagTGAGATCAAGcaccgcatcaagctctgtgctgggcatagagcctacttaagattttctctccctcagcccctttcctgctcacacttgctctctctctctgtctctaaaacaaataaataaataaataaataaatagcattaaaagcatctagaaaataagtttttaactTTCGTTACATTAATAATGCTTTTAACTTTTGCATTCGGATATCCCTGATATGGGGCCATGTTAAGACCATGCTAAAAAGTTGCAAATCCCACCTCTACCATGTGGAGAATTTATGAACTTGGATAGTGTACAACATCACTGGATATTGGTTATCAAAATGGGCTGATAATGCAAAATGGAACAATGTAAGTTGTCAGATGTTCTGATTTGGACAGAGTGCTTGATCTTATGTCTGTATGGAGAGGTAGATAATATAATATGAGGCTTACAGAGAAGGGTAAAATCAAAAGCTTGATATAATTACTTAGGTCATTTGCTTTCCTCCCAAACTCCTTCTATTCTCCTGTCATATACCCACCTCCAATTTTTCGCGCCAAGATATCTCTCTATTTACGAGTGGCCATTCCAGCTGTTCCAGTAAGAATCTACTTATTTCCTGAGTCACCTTGAGTATTAACTAAAGTGTCTAGGtcttagtttccccatctataaaatagggctAATAATATTGTCTGCCACttaataagcattcaataaatgtagcCATTCTTGGAAAATTCAAGGTGTAGGTGAATGTTCCTTTTGTTCCCTTCTCACCACCTGAAAACGCTTGGAGGCAGTCATCACCAATAAGAACAATACAAATCTTGATACACTGTCACTGTTATGAACTGTGAAAGTGCATTCTGAAGCCCACATAAAATCTAATACTTGATCTccacttatttttctaaatccaGAATCCTTCCAAAATGGAGTCTGAAAATTTCACCCATTCAAAAATTTCAGCGAAAGAGTTTAGAGATGAAAAATCCTTAAGAGATTAATTCCTATTGCAGCAATTAGATATTTGATCCAGTGATgcattttattcaataatttttgtTGAATCACTTCTCTAAGCAAGAGACAGTcaaaaatactggaaataaatgtgaaaatagcaatttctattttggaaagtgactcagatataaaataaaatgaatagggGAAAATATATAGTAGGTGTGGAATCAAAAAAATGGAGTAGGGGATAGGTAAAGTTAGAAATAGGTGGGTACAATTTTAAATGTGATGGTCTGAGAGATCCTCATCCATAGAATGATATCTTTGAGCAAATACGTCGAAGGACATGGGGGAGCAAGTCCTGAGTACATTTGGGGAAAGAGCATTAACATTTGCTGTTGCAGATACATGTATGAAGAATTGAACATGCCAAGATTGTTCCAGGGGCAGCAACAAAACCAATAAGGTTGCAGTGGGAAGGAAGTTTGGGGTGAGAGAAGTTCAGTGGGGAGGAGCCATAATGACCTCATACAGTGCATTAAGCtattaagcttttattttgagattggaAAACATTACAGGATTTAGAGCAAAGGGAGGCATAATCTGACTTCTTTTTTAAGAAGGTCACTCTAGTAGACCTGTTGGTAATTGAATTTAGCAGGATAAGGATGAAAGGTGCTGGAAAAATTAGGAGGCCATTGTAATACCATAGGTAAAAGATGACGATTTGTCTGGACCAAGATGGTAGTGAGAGAGATAATGAGAAATTATCCACTTTGGCATATATTTCAAAAGTACAGCTGACTGAATTTCCTGATAAATTGAGAAAGGgacatgagagaaagagaggggtcaACATTGATTCCCAAGTTTTGTATAGTGATACACAAAATAGGGTAAAGGAAACACGTGTTTGGGGAAAGAGGGAAATAGATGATTTCATTGAGTCTGAAATACCTTTTGGCCATCCAAGTAGAGTGTTGCATAAATAATTGGATATGTAATCCAGAGCTTAGAGGAGAGGACTGGCTGTCTCAGATTATATTAATTTGAATGATGCTGGTAATCTTTAATGGTTCAACATGCAGATGTTAAGTGCACATCATCAAAGAAAAGAGTTTAGACAGACAGAAATTAGAGTGTTCTAATGTTTACAAGGTTGAAAAGATTGTGAGAGTCAGTGGTAAAGGGGATATGGGAGAGAAAACAACTGCCCCAGGACACTGGTTTTGGTCAGACCAAGTAGGCAAAGAGACTTTCAGGGGAGAGGTTAAGAATGTATTGGGTTGTGTTGAAGACTGACTATAAATGCCAGAGGTCACagtgtaatgatttcaggagttggGCAGGAGTAGGAGCCAAGGGGATATGCAGAGATGTATGGACATTATTTTGTAGGAATTGAGGGTTTATATGACAATCCTCAGCTTTGTGATGAGTGACAtggctaaataaaataatgagattcGTCCGATGGTTCTCAAGGTAGGGAAGGGGttgggaagactttttttttttaagcttatttatttattttgagagagacagagagcaggtgcaagtagggaaggaacagagagaggtgagagagaatcccaagcagactccacactgtcagcatgagcccgatgcagggctcaatcccatgacctgagctgaaaccaaagttggacac encodes the following:
- the LOC123602722 gene encoding olfactory receptor 5B12-like, whose amino-acid sequence is MENSTEVTEFILVGLTNDPKLQIPLFLIFAFIYLVTLMGNLGMMVLILLDSRLHTPMYFFLSHLSLVDFGYSTVITPKVMAGSLTGDGVISYDACVTQFFFFVAFITVESFLLASMAYDRYVAVCRPLHYTTTMTTVMCASLVMGCYICGFLNASIHTGNIFRLSFCRASVVDHFFCDAPPLLALSCSDNYISEMVIFLVVGMNNLFSVLVILISYLFIFITILRMRSSEGRQKAFSTCTSHLTTVSIFYGTGTFMYLQPSANHSMDTDKVASVFYTMVIPMLNPVVYSLRNKEVKSAFKKAIGKAKSSIGFIF